The proteins below are encoded in one region of Sphingobium yanoikuyae:
- the rho gene encoding transcription termination factor Rho, whose product MHLKDLKKTVPADLVTMAEELGVEGASTLRKQDLMFAILKAEAENGAQIMGEGTIEVLPDGFGFLRSPEANFLAGPDDIYVSPNQVRRFGLRTGDTVEGEIRAPKDGERYFALTKLLSVNFDDPDVVRHRVNFDNLTPLYPEQKLRLDTLDPTIKDKSARVIDIVSPQGKGQRTLIVAPPRVGKTVMLQNIAKAITDNHPEVFLIVLLIDERPEEVTDMQRSVKGEVVSSTFDEPATRHVQVAEMVIEKAKRLVEHKKDVVILLDSITRLGRAYNTVVPSSGKVLTGGVDANALQRPKRFFGAARNIEEGGSLSIIATALIDTGSRMDEVIFEEFKGTGNSEIVLDRKVADKRIFPALDVGKSGTRKEELLVEKPTLSKMWVLRRILMQMGTVDAMEFLLDKMKDSKTNEDFFATMNQ is encoded by the coding sequence ATGCATCTTAAGGACCTCAAGAAGACAGTTCCCGCCGACCTCGTCACTATGGCGGAAGAACTGGGCGTCGAGGGCGCATCGACCCTGCGCAAGCAGGATCTGATGTTCGCCATCCTGAAGGCCGAGGCCGAAAATGGCGCGCAGATCATGGGTGAGGGCACGATCGAGGTGCTGCCGGACGGCTTCGGCTTCCTGCGCAGCCCGGAGGCGAATTTCCTGGCCGGTCCCGACGACATCTATGTCTCGCCGAACCAGGTCCGTCGCTTCGGCCTGCGCACCGGTGACACGGTCGAGGGCGAGATCCGCGCGCCCAAGGATGGCGAGCGTTATTTCGCCCTGACCAAGCTGCTGTCGGTCAATTTCGATGATCCGGACGTCGTCCGCCATCGCGTGAATTTCGACAACCTGACCCCGCTCTATCCCGAGCAGAAGCTGCGCCTCGACACGCTGGACCCGACCATCAAGGACAAGTCGGCCCGCGTCATCGACATCGTCTCGCCGCAGGGCAAGGGCCAGCGTACGCTGATCGTCGCGCCGCCGCGCGTCGGCAAGACGGTGATGCTGCAGAACATCGCCAAGGCCATCACCGACAATCATCCCGAAGTCTTCCTGATCGTGCTGCTGATCGACGAGCGTCCGGAAGAAGTTACCGACATGCAGCGCAGCGTGAAGGGCGAGGTTGTCTCCTCGACCTTCGACGAGCCTGCCACCCGCCACGTCCAGGTCGCCGAAATGGTGATCGAGAAGGCCAAGCGCCTGGTCGAGCACAAGAAGGATGTCGTCATCCTGCTCGACTCGATCACCCGTCTTGGCCGCGCCTACAACACCGTCGTGCCGTCGTCGGGCAAGGTGCTGACCGGCGGTGTCGACGCCAACGCGCTGCAGCGCCCGAAGCGCTTCTTCGGCGCCGCGCGCAACATCGAGGAGGGCGGCTCGCTTTCGATCATCGCGACCGCGCTGATCGATACGGGCAGCCGCATGGACGAAGTCATCTTCGAAGAGTTCAAGGGCACCGGCAACTCGGAAATCGTGCTGGACCGCAAGGTTGCGGACAAGCGCATCTTCCCGGCGCTGGATGTCGGCAAGTCCGGTACCCGCAAGGAAGAGCTGCTGGTCGAGAAGCCGACGCTCAGCAAGATGTGGGTGCTGCGCCGGATTCTCATGCAGATGGGCACGGTCGACGCGATGGAATTCCTGCTCGACAAGATGAAGGATTCCAAGACCAACGAGGATTTCTTCGCGACCATGAACCAGTAA
- a CDS encoding retroviral-like aspartic protease family protein: MRYFRALMAIATGALTALPLAAQDSPPLDPDIPPTVVRTGPSLDDRVTIPINIDGKGPWNFVIDTGSQRTVIARDLADRLALPNRRIVTILSMTGKAEVPTVAVPRLGFGATTVDDIEAPVLNGEHLGAAGLLGLDSLHAKRVLLNFRTGRMEISESRRLPPRDPDAIIVEARRRKGQLILLDSDVNGMKVNIILDTGANFSVGNLALRDKLVRKKRAPTLLQASLISVTGDTLTGDVGRLDFVRMGRVKLTGVPVLFAEASPFAELGLADKPALMLGMNALRLFDRVAIDFGRGKVDFLLPDTGALDPVRLAASAPRQGR, from the coding sequence ATGCGTTATTTCCGTGCCCTGATGGCGATCGCCACGGGCGCGCTCACCGCGCTGCCACTCGCCGCGCAGGACAGCCCCCCGCTCGATCCCGATATACCCCCCACCGTCGTCCGCACCGGCCCCTCGCTCGACGACCGAGTCACCATTCCCATCAATATCGACGGCAAGGGGCCGTGGAACTTCGTGATCGACACCGGCTCGCAGCGCACGGTCATCGCCCGCGACCTGGCCGACCGGCTCGCGCTGCCCAATCGGCGGATCGTCACCATCCTCAGCATGACCGGCAAGGCGGAGGTGCCGACCGTCGCCGTGCCCCGGCTCGGCTTCGGCGCGACCACGGTGGACGATATAGAGGCGCCGGTGCTGAATGGCGAGCATCTGGGCGCCGCCGGCCTGCTCGGCCTCGACAGCCTGCATGCCAAGCGGGTGCTGCTCAATTTTCGCACCGGCCGGATGGAGATCAGCGAAAGCCGCCGCCTGCCCCCGCGCGATCCCGACGCGATCATCGTCGAGGCGCGCCGGCGCAAGGGGCAGCTGATCCTGCTCGATTCCGACGTCAACGGGATGAAGGTGAACATCATCCTGGATACCGGCGCCAATTTCAGCGTCGGCAATCTGGCGCTGCGCGACAAGCTGGTGCGCAAGAAGCGCGCGCCCACACTGCTGCAGGCGAGCCTCATCAGCGTGACCGGCGACACGCTGACCGGCGATGTCGGGCGGCTGGATTTCGTGCGCATGGGTCGGGTCAAGCTGACCGGCGTGCCGGTGCTGTTCGCCGAGGCCAGCCCCTTTGCCGAGCTGGGCCTGGCCGACAAGCCCGCGCTGATGCTGGGGATGAACGCGCTGCGGCTGTTCGACCGGGTGGCGATCGACTTCGGCCGGGGCAAGGTGGACTTCCTGCTGCCCGATACCGGCGCGCTCGATCCGGTCCGGTTGGCCGCCTCAGCGCCCCGTCAGGGACGCTGA
- the holA gene encoding DNA polymerase III subunit delta — MKANRGQIEKALDAPPSDIRFFLLHGPDEAGSTALARRLERAMGPGAERVDLDVATLREDPARLADEAASFSMFGDKRWVRINGMGDESLPAVTALLEAEAAGNPVIAIAGALKATSKLVKLALDHKGCMAFISYQPDAREAEQIAMATARENGLRLPQELARRIVDLANGDRALMGIEIEKLVLYLDAAPEQPREATAEALDALSANNPDSDAAPLVNAVLGGDLRAMHKELNNLAEIGAAMASVIRPLLTRAMLIANIRADFDSSGRLEAAVESAGKAVFWKEKGLVTRQVRLWDATGIARVIQRLAQAERSSRGGKGLGDLLVRHELLAIARQAARERA, encoded by the coding sequence GTGAAAGCCAATCGCGGCCAGATAGAAAAGGCGCTCGACGCGCCGCCGTCGGATATCCGCTTCTTCCTGCTCCATGGTCCTGACGAGGCAGGCAGCACGGCGCTTGCCAGGCGGCTGGAGCGGGCGATGGGGCCGGGGGCCGAGCGGGTCGACCTGGACGTGGCCACGCTGCGCGAGGATCCGGCACGGCTGGCGGACGAAGCGGCATCCTTCTCCATGTTCGGCGACAAGCGCTGGGTGCGTATCAACGGCATGGGCGACGAATCGCTGCCGGCGGTCACGGCGTTGCTGGAGGCGGAGGCGGCGGGCAATCCGGTGATCGCGATCGCCGGCGCGCTCAAGGCGACGTCGAAGCTGGTCAAGCTGGCGCTCGACCATAAGGGCTGCATGGCCTTCATCTCCTATCAGCCCGATGCTCGCGAGGCGGAGCAGATCGCGATGGCGACCGCGCGCGAGAACGGCCTGCGCCTGCCGCAGGAACTGGCGCGCCGCATCGTCGACCTCGCCAATGGCGACCGGGCGCTGATGGGAATCGAGATCGAGAAGCTGGTCCTCTATCTCGACGCCGCGCCGGAACAGCCGCGCGAGGCGACGGCGGAGGCGCTGGATGCGCTGTCGGCCAACAATCCCGATTCCGATGCCGCGCCGCTGGTCAATGCGGTGCTGGGCGGCGACCTCAGGGCGATGCACAAGGAACTCAACAATCTGGCGGAGATCGGCGCGGCCATGGCGTCGGTGATCCGGCCGCTGCTGACCCGCGCCATGCTGATCGCCAATATCCGCGCCGATTTCGACAGCAGCGGCCGGCTGGAGGCGGCGGTGGAATCGGCCGGCAAGGCGGTCTTCTGGAAGGAGAAGGGCCTGGTCACCCGCCAGGTGCGGCTGTGGGACGCGACCGGCATCGCCCGCGTCATCCAGCGTCTGGCCCAGGCCGAACGGTCCAGCCGCGGCGGCAAGGGGCTGGGCGACCTGCTGGTGCGGCACGAGCTGCTGGCGATCGCCCGACAGGCGGCGCGCGAGCGGGCCTGA
- a CDS encoding IS110 family transposase, with protein MSIVILGVDLGKNACSVVGVDAAGAVIVRKSMRRQTLIDYVTKLPACVIAMEACCGAHNLGRLFAAQGHEIRLMSPEYVRPYVKAQKNDDRDAEGIAEAASRPTMRFVELKTQEQLDIQTLHRVRSRLVAERTNLINQLRAILLERGTIFPAGRRKLELGIDAMLAAEDTALSPRLKQLVGELRAEWHELDTKVEALNGEFVELARNDAAARRLTSIPGIGTLNATALIAAVGDASSFAKARDLGAWLGLVPRQHTTGGKPRLLGISKRGNTYLRTLLIHGARAALPSLARSETPLGRWLTGMIERGVHRNAIVVALANKLARIAWAALRKEVSFERGYPAAA; from the coding sequence ATGTCTATTGTTATCCTTGGCGTTGATTTGGGCAAGAATGCCTGCAGTGTCGTAGGCGTTGATGCAGCAGGCGCTGTCATCGTGCGTAAGTCGATGCGCCGACAGACACTTATCGATTACGTGACCAAGCTTCCGGCTTGCGTGATTGCAATGGAGGCGTGCTGTGGTGCCCACAACCTTGGTCGCCTTTTCGCCGCGCAGGGGCACGAAATCAGATTGATGTCGCCGGAGTACGTACGCCCGTATGTCAAAGCGCAGAAGAATGATGATCGTGATGCGGAGGGGATTGCCGAGGCCGCCTCGCGCCCGACTATGCGCTTCGTCGAACTCAAGACTCAGGAGCAGTTGGACATCCAGACCCTCCACCGCGTCAGGTCCCGCCTGGTAGCCGAGCGCACAAACCTTATCAACCAACTGCGGGCGATCCTCCTGGAGCGGGGGACCATTTTTCCGGCCGGCCGGCGCAAGCTGGAGTTGGGCATTGATGCCATGCTGGCCGCCGAAGATACGGCCCTATCACCACGCTTGAAGCAACTGGTGGGTGAACTGCGCGCCGAATGGCACGAACTTGATACCAAGGTCGAGGCACTGAACGGCGAGTTTGTCGAACTGGCTCGCAATGATGCAGCTGCCCGGCGGCTCACGTCCATCCCCGGCATCGGCACGTTGAACGCAACCGCTTTGATTGCAGCCGTGGGCGATGCCAGCAGCTTTGCCAAAGCGCGAGACTTGGGTGCTTGGCTCGGCTTGGTACCCAGGCAACATACTACCGGCGGCAAGCCCCGGCTGCTCGGCATCTCCAAGCGTGGCAACACCTATTTGCGCACTTTGCTCATCCATGGCGCCCGGGCAGCATTACCGTCACTGGCGCGCAGCGAAACCCCGCTGGGACGTTGGTTGACAGGAATGATCGAGCGAGGAGTTCATCGCAACGCAATCGTCGTCGCATTGGCTAATAAACTGGCGCGGATCGCTTGGGCAGCCCTTCGCAAAGAAGTGAGCTTCGAACGCGGCTATCCAGCAGCGGCATAA
- a CDS encoding YjbE family putative metal transport protein (Members of this highly hydrophobic protein family,regularly are found preceded by the yybP-ykoY manganese riboswitch (see RF00080). A metal cation transport function is proposed.), whose translation MLDLIATAASAAQGLGSPADIWQHIVNDFSNIGTPSALAAFGQVLMIDILLAGDNAIVVGALAAGLPPKQRQQVILIGIIAALVLRIGFALVVSQLMQIVGLILAGGLLLLWVSWKMWRELRPNAGAHTPDDPSDDDVSGVRPAKSFAAAAWSVAIADVSMSLDNVLAVAGAAREHPGILIIGLILSVAMMGIAANIIAKYIERFRWLAYLGLAVIVYVACSMIYDGIMDRSVGILTLF comes from the coding sequence ATGCTCGACCTTATCGCCACCGCCGCTTCGGCCGCCCAGGGGCTCGGTTCCCCGGCGGATATCTGGCAGCATATCGTCAACGACTTCAGCAATATCGGGACGCCCAGCGCCTTGGCCGCCTTTGGCCAGGTGCTGATGATCGATATCCTGCTGGCGGGCGACAATGCGATCGTCGTCGGCGCGCTGGCCGCCGGCCTGCCGCCCAAGCAGCGCCAGCAGGTCATCCTGATCGGCATCATCGCTGCGCTGGTGCTGCGCATCGGCTTTGCGCTGGTGGTCAGCCAATTGATGCAGATTGTCGGCCTGATCCTGGCCGGCGGCCTGCTGCTGCTGTGGGTCAGCTGGAAGATGTGGCGCGAATTGCGGCCCAATGCCGGCGCGCATACGCCCGACGATCCGAGCGACGATGATGTGTCGGGCGTGCGCCCGGCCAAGAGCTTTGCCGCTGCCGCCTGGTCGGTGGCGATCGCCGACGTCAGCATGAGCCTGGACAATGTGCTGGCCGTGGCCGGTGCCGCGCGGGAGCATCCCGGCATCCTGATCATCGGCCTGATCCTGTCGGTGGCGATGATGGGCATCGCGGCGAACATCATCGCCAAATATATCGAGCGCTTCCGCTGGCTGGCCTATCTTGGCCTGGCGGTGATCGTTTATGTTGCCTGCTCGATGATCTATGACGGCATCATGGACCGGTCGGTGGGCATATTGACGCTCTTCTGA
- the msrB gene encoding peptide-methionine (R)-S-oxide reductase MsrB has protein sequence MEKLDLSEAEWRARLSPEQYHVLREAGTERAFTGKYNSNKADGVYYCAGCGAELFDAEEKYDSGSGWPSFTAPVDIDAVEEIRDASHGMIRTEVRCATCEGHLGHVFPDGPGVNGLRYCMNSASLDFKSRDDAE, from the coding sequence ATGGAAAAGCTGGACCTGAGCGAAGCCGAATGGCGTGCGCGCCTTTCCCCCGAACAATATCATGTGCTGCGCGAAGCGGGCACCGAACGGGCCTTCACCGGAAAATATAACAGCAACAAGGCCGACGGCGTCTATTATTGCGCCGGTTGCGGCGCGGAGCTGTTCGATGCCGAGGAAAAATATGACAGCGGGTCGGGCTGGCCCAGCTTCACCGCGCCGGTCGATATCGACGCGGTCGAGGAAATTCGCGACGCCAGCCATGGCATGATCCGCACCGAGGTGCGCTGCGCCACCTGCGAGGGCCATCTGGGCCATGTTTTCCCTGACGGCCCCGGCGTCAACGGCCTGCGTTACTGCATGAACAGCGCGTCGCTGGATTTCAAGTCGCGCGACGACGCGGAATAG
- a CDS encoding transglycosylase domain-containing protein has protein sequence MARSDKSKKAPGKAKKWLVRGLKIGLVGAFAGLVAIGVAVFIAMQSLPDYNSLKSSPNGQMIRVHAADGSVIVSLGPSFGRWLSYDQIPSVMVDAMVSTEDRRFYMHPGVDPVGMARAAWVALERRGSGRRWQGASTITQQVARNIFLNNSYSWGRKVREMVLAMALERKFSKQQILELYLNKVYFGGGAYGIDAASRKFFGHPAQSLDLPEAAIIAGLVKAPSSYSPTADAEAAIGRAGVVLDLMQENGKISATDHANANLDGVRMAPEPPQNSVRYFTDWALPQLDTLIDEPNEPLEVYTTIDLGMQNAATAAVKANVSNGMQGALVSLDRDGAVRAMVGGLDYVTSNYNRATTAVRQPGSAWKIFVYMAALEAGYTPDTGVTDEPVTINGWSPRNSNGRFAGAIDIRTAFAYSINTVAAKLGVEVGFPTVADMARRFGITTPINTHPSMVLGTSDVRLIDMTRAFASIARKGVAVTPYGITKVTTADGRMLYQHQDDTSRVLVAPWVAAGMTDLMQTAVSTGTGKAAQIGRPVAGKTGTTNSGKDGWFLGFSSGITTGVWVGRDDAKAVPSLYGGRAPAHAFADYMKVAVAKRPVEQFETQVTLPEWQLEPDEEAYYGQPDNGMEGGMMVDENGLPIDRARPAGSEAEDGEDMAQPDPADRPAPPRLDQQWIDNVLGRTPRQRQPAQQQRPDNP, from the coding sequence ATGGCACGATCTGACAAGAGCAAGAAGGCGCCGGGCAAGGCGAAGAAATGGCTGGTGCGCGGGCTAAAGATCGGTCTGGTCGGCGCCTTTGCCGGTCTGGTCGCGATCGGCGTCGCCGTGTTCATCGCGATGCAGTCGCTGCCCGACTATAACAGCCTCAAATCCTCCCCCAATGGCCAGATGATCCGCGTCCATGCGGCGGACGGATCGGTCATCGTCTCCCTGGGGCCGAGCTTCGGCCGCTGGCTGAGCTATGACCAGATCCCCTCGGTCATGGTCGATGCGATGGTGTCGACCGAGGATCGCCGTTTCTACATGCACCCCGGCGTCGATCCGGTCGGCATGGCACGCGCGGCCTGGGTCGCGCTGGAACGGCGCGGCAGCGGCCGGCGCTGGCAGGGGGCGTCGACCATCACCCAGCAGGTCGCGCGCAACATCTTCCTCAACAACAGCTATAGCTGGGGCCGCAAGGTCCGCGAGATGGTGCTGGCGATGGCGCTGGAGCGCAAATTCTCCAAGCAGCAGATCCTGGAACTCTATCTCAACAAAGTCTATTTCGGCGGCGGGGCCTATGGCATCGACGCTGCCAGCCGCAAATTCTTCGGCCATCCCGCGCAGAGCCTGGACCTGCCCGAGGCGGCGATCATCGCCGGCCTGGTGAAGGCGCCGTCCAGCTATTCCCCCACCGCCGATGCCGAGGCCGCGATCGGCCGCGCCGGGGTGGTGCTCGACCTGATGCAGGAGAATGGCAAGATCAGCGCAACCGATCATGCCAATGCCAATCTGGACGGCGTGCGCATGGCGCCCGAGCCGCCGCAGAACAGCGTGCGCTATTTCACCGACTGGGCGCTGCCGCAGCTCGACACGCTGATCGACGAGCCCAATGAGCCGCTGGAAGTCTATACCACCATCGATCTTGGCATGCAGAATGCCGCGACCGCCGCGGTGAAGGCCAATGTGTCGAACGGCATGCAGGGCGCGCTGGTCAGCCTGGACCGCGACGGGGCGGTGCGCGCCATGGTCGGCGGGCTCGACTATGTGACGTCCAACTATAACCGCGCGACGACCGCCGTGCGTCAGCCCGGTTCGGCCTGGAAGATCTTCGTATACATGGCGGCGCTGGAGGCAGGCTATACGCCCGATACCGGCGTTACCGATGAGCCGGTGACGATCAATGGCTGGAGCCCGCGCAACAGCAATGGTCGCTTTGCCGGTGCGATCGATATCCGCACTGCCTTTGCCTATTCGATCAACACGGTCGCGGCGAAGCTGGGCGTGGAGGTCGGTTTCCCGACCGTCGCCGATATGGCGCGCCGCTTCGGCATCACCACGCCGATCAACACCCACCCCTCGATGGTGCTGGGCACGTCGGACGTACGGCTGATCGACATGACCCGCGCCTTCGCCTCGATCGCGCGCAAGGGCGTGGCGGTCACCCCCTATGGCATCACCAAGGTGACGACCGCCGACGGGCGGATGCTCTACCAGCATCAGGACGATACCAGCCGCGTGCTGGTGGCGCCCTGGGTCGCGGCGGGCATGACCGACCTGATGCAGACGGCGGTCAGCACCGGCACCGGCAAGGCGGCACAGATCGGACGCCCGGTCGCGGGCAAGACCGGCACCACCAACAGCGGCAAGGATGGCTGGTTCCTGGGCTTTTCCAGCGGCATCACCACCGGCGTCTGGGTCGGTCGCGATGACGCCAAGGCGGTGCCTTCGCTCTATGGCGGTCGCGCGCCGGCCCACGCCTTCGCCGATTATATGAAGGTCGCCGTCGCCAAGCGGCCGGTGGAGCAGTTCGAGACCCAGGTCACCCTGCCCGAATGGCAGCTGGAGCCGGACGAGGAAGCCTATTACGGCCAGCCGGATAACGGCATGGAAGGCGGCATGATGGTCGATGAAAATGGCCTGCCGATCGACCGTGCCCGGCCGGCCGGCAGCGAGGCGGAGGATGGCGAGGATATGGCTCAGCCCGATCCGGCCGATCGCCCGGCGCCGCCGCGTCTGGACCAGCAATGGATCGACAATGTGCTGGGCCGCACACCGCGCCAGCGTCAGCCGGCCCAGCAGCAGCGACCCGATAATCCCTGA
- a CDS encoding phytanoyl-CoA dioxygenase family protein encodes MPRLAKLILLPWWTLQLATGAKSFLDNPLIGSSRLNALGLHVGRVRLAQWMTARRRSRLAANLSAADRHAFDRDGFIEIRDFLPPEQFAALREQIAAYQAVPREMAQGHTITRRYALDGAARRAMPAMARFLDHPRWRALARYAAGFNVEPLIYIQTILTHRRDGAPDPQTQLHADTFHPAMKAWLFLEDVPAESGPFTYVPGSHRLTPARAAWEKQRSLTARDGDCRLSARGSLRIDEAELAGLGLPPPRQFPVPANTLVIADTFGFHARGEAAQRSTRVELWAYGRRNPFRPLVGLDIWSLPGITERRINLRWGLRDAVARWIGHPWRPAGMKRPADD; translated from the coding sequence ATGCCCCGATTGGCCAAGCTGATCCTGCTGCCATGGTGGACCCTGCAGCTGGCGACCGGCGCCAAATCCTTTCTCGATAATCCGCTAATCGGTTCGTCCCGGCTCAATGCGCTGGGCCTACATGTCGGGCGCGTCAGGCTCGCCCAATGGATGACAGCCCGTCGTCGATCCCGTCTCGCCGCAAATCTTTCCGCAGCCGATCGTCATGCCTTTGATCGTGACGGTTTCATCGAGATTCGCGACTTCCTGCCGCCGGAGCAGTTTGCTGCCCTGCGCGAGCAGATTGCAGCCTATCAGGCTGTTCCACGTGAAATGGCACAGGGCCACACCATCACCCGCCGTTACGCGCTGGACGGGGCTGCACGGCGCGCCATGCCCGCTATGGCCCGCTTTCTCGATCATCCCCGCTGGCGTGCGCTGGCGCGCTATGCCGCCGGCTTCAACGTCGAGCCGCTGATCTACATCCAGACCATTCTCACCCATCGGCGGGACGGCGCGCCCGATCCGCAGACCCAACTGCACGCCGATACCTTCCATCCCGCGATGAAGGCCTGGCTGTTCCTGGAGGATGTCCCGGCCGAAAGCGGTCCCTTCACCTATGTGCCCGGATCGCATCGCTTGACCCCCGCGCGCGCGGCCTGGGAGAAACAGCGCAGCCTGACAGCGCGTGATGGCGATTGCCGCCTGTCGGCGCGCGGATCGCTGCGGATCGACGAAGCGGAACTGGCCGGTCTTGGCCTCCCCCCGCCGCGCCAGTTTCCGGTCCCTGCCAACACATTGGTGATCGCCGACACTTTCGGCTTCCATGCGCGCGGAGAAGCGGCGCAGCGTTCCACCCGCGTCGAACTCTGGGCCTATGGCCGGCGCAACCCCTTTCGTCCGCTGGTGGGGCTCGACATTTGGAGCCTGCCCGGAATCACCGAACGGCGCATCAACCTGCGCTGGGGCCTCCGCGACGCCGTGGCGCGCTGGATCGGCCACCCCTGGCGGCCCGCCGGCATGAAAAGGCCCGCCGACGACTGA
- the lptE gene encoding LPS assembly lipoprotein LptE: MKRILPLVALTLLTAPLLTACGLRPVYGGGSHGAVAQGLGHVEVQDIAGKGGWLMRNALNDRLGAISNGSGPSYKLVVKLDDQISGFGLRSDAAITRERRTLRARYQLIDEATGAQVLDDSAGSDAGINATSSEYATIAAEDTALERLSEIVADQIVTRLALYATRKEGAQAAPSPAPSSAASTGQ; encoded by the coding sequence ATGAAGCGCATCCTTCCCCTCGTCGCCCTGACTCTTCTCACCGCACCTCTTCTCACCGCCTGTGGGCTGCGCCCGGTCTATGGCGGCGGCAGCCATGGCGCGGTGGCGCAGGGGCTGGGCCATGTCGAGGTGCAGGATATTGCGGGCAAGGGCGGCTGGCTGATGCGCAACGCCCTCAACGACCGGCTTGGCGCGATCAGCAATGGTTCCGGCCCCAGCTACAAGCTGGTGGTGAAGCTGGACGACCAGATCAGCGGTTTCGGTCTGCGGTCCGACGCGGCCATCACCCGTGAGCGGCGCACGCTGCGGGCGCGCTATCAGCTGATCGATGAAGCGACCGGTGCGCAGGTGCTGGACGACAGCGCCGGGTCGGACGCCGGCATCAACGCGACGTCGAGCGAATATGCGACGATCGCGGCCGAAGACACGGCGCTGGAGCGGCTGTCGGAGATCGTCGCCGACCAGATTGTCACCCGCCTGGCGCTGTATGCGACGCGCAAGGAAGGTGCCCAGGCGGCGCCATCGCCAGCCCCATCGTCGGCGGCGTCGACCGGCCAGTGA